A single genomic interval of Amblyomma americanum isolate KBUSLIRL-KWMA chromosome 11, ASM5285725v1, whole genome shotgun sequence harbors:
- the LOC144109430 gene encoding ion transport peptide-like isoform X2, with protein MSASFPVVPARWLAAVLLVCGLVAVTLPSGCAARNLHKRSFLELGCRGNFEQSYLARLERVCEECYQLYREPQVYNLCRGSCFKNENFDLCADALLLKDEMTDLRRMINYVYG; from the exons ATGAGTGCCAGTTTCCCGGTGGTGCCCGCGCGTTGGCTGGCGGCCGTGCTGCTCGTGTGCGGCCTGGTGGCTGTGACGCTGCCCAGCGGCTGCGCGGCGCGCAATCTGCACAAGCGCTCCTTCCTCGAGCTCGGCTGCCGGGGCAACTTCGAGCAGTCCTACCTGGCCCGGCTGGAGCGCGTCTGCGAAGAGTGCTACCAGCTCTACCGCGAGCCGCAGGTCTACAACCTATGCAG GGGCAGCTGCTTCAAGAACGAAAACTTTGACCTCTGCGCCGACGCCCTCCTACTCAAAGACGAGATGACCGACCTCCGACGCATGATCAACTACGTCTACGGATGA